Sequence from the Burkholderia stabilis genome:
GATTTTTATCGGCAATGCAGGCTGTCGGTGTTCTGCGAATGGCGCGGTATCAATGGCCAAACATTCGAGAAGATTGTTTGTGCGGAGGATTTTGATTGGCGGCGTCGAATTATTTTGGAAAACCGCGCTACGCCTGCCGGGTTGACCGGGACGGACATCAGGATGCCGTGATGCCCGCCGACTGAATTCGAGGCAACGGTTCGTTTGGGGGAGATGCCCCTCGAGGCAGGTTGAAGCAGGCAAGCGCAAATTCTGCGTAGCCAAAACGAAAAGGCCCTGCGTCGTGAGACGCAGGGCCTTGAATTCTTTGGTGGGCGGTACTGGGATCGAACCAGTGACCCCTGCCGTGTGAACCGAAATCAAGCCCTTGTTGGTCCGTTCATCATTGCACGGACGCCTTGATTTTACATGCTTTTGTCTTTCGTCATTTCTCGTCATGCTAGTCTTCGGCTCCGCCGTTTTTCCGCCTGCGTTTGACCGTACCGTACCCAGGATGTCGTCAAACCGCGCCTTCGCTCCCTTCGCTGAGCGTGCGTAAAACGTTACAGTGTCGCGTTGAGCATTGAGCGAGACCTGGTAGTCAAGGAACTGGTCGGCGTTCGCCAGTGCCTTGATGTGTCGCCGAAACTCGCGCAGCGAGCCAGTGGTGCCGCTTTTGTTATGCAAGATCGTGACGGATACGGGCCACTTCGACTGTTTTCGCCCACAATGCTTGCGGGCTAGCTCGTATATGCGCCGGTCGAGCGGTTTGCGTAGTCGGAAGTAATCGCGGCTGAGGGTCAAGACGTCTCGTGCCTGGACGGATCGCCACAGCCACTCTGGGAGTGTCACTTCGACTGCCACCATGCGGTTGTCGTTCCCGCCCTTAATTACCGTGGCATGATCGATCAACCCGACGAGGTCGACCTTGTTCTCTCCTCCGGTGGGAATGTTCGTCTCGA
This genomic interval carries:
- a CDS encoding replication initiator protein A, yielding MSTSKALALCQRRTKEALERVRRNNESHEDRASATAPVSEALSDQRADQVWKNMSSKSVVSACTRKPANDVVPSKLSPIRHAQQDFFVADLCDVALKDDMASMEHPLFALKAGDRRVRRYVNERSGHYVVVKPGSDGCATILDKDIWIYCISQMVPALDRGRDVSRTIRFTAYDFLVTTNRPTSGVGYARMVDALRRLKGTFFETNIPTGGENKVDLVGLIDHATVIKGGNDNRMVAVEVTLPEWLWRSVQARDVLTLSRDYFRLRKPLDRRIYELARKHCGRKQSKWPVSVTILHNKSGTTGSLREFRRHIKALANADQFLDYQVSLNAQRDTVTFYARSAKGAKARFDDILGTVRSNAGGKTAEPKTSMTRNDERQKHVKSRRPCNDERTNKGLISVHTAGVTGSIPVPPTKEFKALRLTTQGLFVLATQNLRLPASTCLEGHLPQTNRCLEFSRRASRHPDVRPGQPGRRSAVFQNNSTPPIKILRTNNLLECLAIDTAPFAEHRQPALPIKIRRMDCKPQSVAIRTPAKRRPVGAFNPSGTGTKLRCFIRSTRFFQA